One Novosphingobium sp. G106 DNA segment encodes these proteins:
- a CDS encoding helix-turn-helix domain-containing protein: MMVIAAHFEDAQTTAGRPREPRRKLQLEARGALPSGDASSVLIHDISQTGMLLESPVALAIDERIGVELPHAGETWAKVVWHSGKLFGCEFHTPISAAALSAAQLRSAVGQPVDLTPQRRQDAAPDASFGARLERLRKARGISQAHIANRLGVSKPTVWAWEHGKARPVGSRIAALADVLGVGSAELVSSNGTSELDDLLTRSRDQIAAAVGTTPEKVRIWVEL, translated from the coding sequence ATGATGGTTATCGCAGCACATTTCGAGGATGCGCAGACAACGGCTGGCCGGCCGCGTGAGCCGCGTCGCAAGCTGCAGTTGGAAGCGCGCGGCGCCTTGCCCTCGGGCGACGCCTCGAGCGTGCTGATTCACGACATATCGCAAACCGGCATGTTGCTCGAAAGTCCGGTCGCCCTGGCGATCGACGAGCGGATTGGTGTCGAGCTGCCCCATGCCGGCGAGACCTGGGCGAAAGTCGTCTGGCACAGCGGCAAGCTGTTCGGCTGCGAGTTTCACACGCCGATCTCCGCCGCCGCGCTGAGCGCCGCTCAACTGCGCAGTGCGGTCGGCCAGCCGGTCGATCTCACACCCCAGCGGCGGCAGGATGCCGCCCCCGATGCCTCGTTCGGCGCCCGGCTCGAACGGCTGCGCAAGGCCCGCGGCATCAGCCAGGCGCATATCGCCAACCGCCTCGGCGTCAGCAAGCCGACGGTCTGGGCCTGGGAGCACGGCAAGGCCCGCCCGGTCGGCAGCCGGATAGCGGCGCTGGCGGACGTGCTGGGCGTGGGCAGCGCCGAACTCGTGTCGTCCAACGGGACGTCCGAGCTCGACGATCTGCTTACCCGCAGCCGCGATCAGATCGCCGCGGCTGTCGGCACGACCCCCGAAAAAGTGCGGATCTGGGTCGAACTCTAG
- a CDS encoding ATPase: MPQIAQLSETFASQVFWMLIFFGFIFFVIGRGMVPKVMATVEARDKQIAGDLAAAEAARKAADSQEEAWRQAANTQRAEAQALIAKAKAEAAKATETRLAGVNVVLDKRLAEAEDRIAGARAGALGEIEAVASEAASDIVARIAGVTVDAAAAQAAVKEALHG; the protein is encoded by the coding sequence ATGCCTCAAATCGCGCAGCTGTCAGAGACGTTCGCCAGCCAGGTCTTCTGGATGCTGATCTTCTTCGGCTTTATCTTCTTCGTCATCGGCCGGGGCATGGTCCCCAAGGTGATGGCGACCGTCGAGGCGCGCGACAAGCAGATCGCGGGCGACCTCGCCGCCGCTGAAGCGGCGCGCAAGGCGGCGGATTCGCAGGAAGAGGCTTGGCGCCAGGCTGCCAATACCCAGCGTGCCGAAGCTCAGGCGCTGATCGCCAAGGCCAAGGCCGAAGCGGCCAAGGCCACCGAGACCCGGCTCGCCGGCGTCAACGTTGTCCTCGACAAGCGTCTGGCCGAGGCCGAAGACCGTATCGCCGGTGCCCGTGCGGGTGCCCTCGGCGAGATCGAGGCGGTTGCCAGCGAAGCGGCCAGCGACATCGTCGCCCGTATCGCCGGCGTCACCGTCGATGCCGCTGCGGCCCAGGCCGCGGTGAAGGAGGCGCTCCATGGCTAA
- a CDS encoding YnbE family lipoprotein: MIVPGLTDLSRAAMTAFMQLMGQGAGRLIGRTMGAAVLLGSAWALSGCISVTAPDKPIVIELNINIKQEVIYRLADDAKKTIDTNSGIF; the protein is encoded by the coding sequence ATGATCGTGCCCGGATTGACCGATCTCTCCCGTGCTGCGATGACCGCGTTCATGCAGTTGATGGGGCAAGGGGCAGGGCGGCTGATCGGCCGCACCATGGGTGCGGCGGTGTTGCTGGGCAGCGCGTGGGCGCTTTCGGGGTGTATCTCGGTGACCGCACCGGACAAGCCGATCGTCATAGAGCTCAACATCAACATCAAGCAGGAAGTGATCTATCGTCTGGCCGACGACGCCAAGAAGACGATCGATACCAATTCGGGGATCTTTTGA
- a CDS encoding PilZ domain-containing protein, giving the protein MASSRLGSTDGFMLAGRMRDRRGQSRGRLGRVVQVAHEGDAAYARCHDFSDTGMKLDLTTPLVLNDEVSVALSPSVVLFGRVAWINGDECGIAFDGPVNSAALLDAADGARSAAQARATLDYLNGRQGAVSAAPQQGSQNRSAVKFEPGLAVTVMVGPDHEQRAVLRWAQGNIAQLDLAPIDVSRARGAYPALPVPEAN; this is encoded by the coding sequence ATGGCCTCCTCAAGGCTGGGCTCTACCGACGGCTTCATGCTGGCGGGCCGCATGCGGGACCGGCGTGGACAGTCGCGCGGCCGTCTCGGGAGAGTGGTTCAGGTCGCGCACGAAGGCGACGCCGCCTATGCGCGCTGCCACGACTTCTCCGACACGGGCATGAAGCTCGATCTGACGACCCCGCTCGTGCTCAACGACGAGGTCAGCGTTGCGCTGTCGCCCTCGGTCGTGCTGTTCGGCAGGGTTGCCTGGATCAACGGCGACGAATGCGGCATCGCCTTCGACGGCCCGGTCAACAGCGCCGCGCTGCTCGACGCCGCCGACGGCGCGCGCAGTGCCGCCCAGGCGCGGGCGACGCTCGACTATCTCAACGGCAGGCAAGGCGCGGTTTCCGCGGCGCCCCAGCAGGGCAGCCAGAACCGCAGCGCAGTGAAGTTCGAGCCGGGCCTCGCGGTGACGGTCATGGTCGGCCCCGACCACGAACAGCGCGCCGTGCTGCGCTGGGCGCAAGGCAATATCGCCCAGCTTGATCTCGCCCCGATCGACGTCTCGCGAGCGCGGGGTGCCTATCCGGCCCTACCGGTGCCCGAGGCGAACTAG
- a CDS encoding F0F1 ATP synthase subunit A, translating to MAEAGKVDPMHQFTIEPMFGTDHWQIAGYHIPFTNSALWMALATVALLVFVWGGMKRGLVPGRWQMAVESMTGFVDNLLAANVGPAGKKYVPYIFSLFMFILFANVLGLLPLGLFGIHPFTFTSHFSATGVLAILSFSIVLIVGFWRHGFHFFSLFVPHGTPLWLIWLIPVIELVSFLVRPFSLALRLFVAMMAGHVLLEVLSSFVIDSTNSGALWGTVVGLPSFLLMIAICALEILVAGIQAYVFALLTSLYLNDAENLH from the coding sequence GTGGCCGAAGCGGGCAAAGTCGATCCGATGCATCAGTTTACGATCGAGCCGATGTTCGGCACCGATCACTGGCAAATCGCGGGCTATCACATTCCCTTCACCAATTCGGCTCTGTGGATGGCGCTCGCCACCGTGGCGCTGTTGGTCTTCGTCTGGGGCGGCATGAAGCGCGGCCTGGTCCCGGGCCGCTGGCAGATGGCGGTCGAATCCATGACCGGCTTCGTCGACAACCTGCTCGCCGCCAACGTCGGCCCGGCCGGCAAGAAGTATGTGCCCTACATCTTCTCGCTGTTCATGTTCATCCTCTTCGCCAACGTCCTCGGCCTGCTGCCGCTGGGTCTGTTCGGCATCCATCCCTTCACGTTCACCAGCCATTTCAGCGCCACCGGCGTGCTCGCCATCCTGTCGTTCTCGATCGTCCTGATCGTCGGCTTCTGGCGCCATGGCTTCCACTTCTTCTCGCTGTTCGTGCCGCACGGCACGCCGCTCTGGCTGATCTGGTTGATCCCGGTGATCGAGCTCGTCTCGTTCCTCGTGCGTCCCTTCAGCCTTGCTCTCCGACTCTTCGTCGCGATGATGGCCGGCCACGTCCTGCTCGAAGTGCTGTCCAGCTTCGTCATCGACAGCACCAATTCGGGCGCGCTCTGGGGCACGGTCGTCGGGCTGCCCAGCTTCCTGCTGATGATCGCCATCTGCGCGCTGGAGATCCTGGTTGCCGGCATCCAGGCCTACGTCTTCGCGCTGCTCACGTCGCTCTACCTGAACGACGCCGAGAACCTTCACTAA
- a CDS encoding F0F1 ATP synthase subunit C, giving the protein MDPQAAKLIGAGLAAIGAGMAAIGVGNVFGSFLESALRNPGAADGQQGRLFIGFAAAELLGLLSFVVAMILIFVA; this is encoded by the coding sequence ATGGATCCTCAAGCCGCCAAGCTCATCGGTGCCGGTCTCGCTGCCATCGGCGCCGGCATGGCCGCCATCGGCGTGGGTAACGTCTTCGGTTCGTTCCTCGAGAGCGCGCTGCGCAACCCCGGCGCTGCCGACGGCCAGCAGGGCCGCCTGTTCATCGGCTTCGCGGCCGCCGAACTTCTGGGTCTGCTGTCGTTCGTCGTCGCGATGATCCTGATCTTCGTCGCCTGA
- the radC gene encoding DNA repair protein RadC, translating to MGETSELFPEQDPKRQSESLGHGAEGHRARLRKRLLDGGAEALGDHEVIEYLLMTAIPRRDVKPLARALIQRFGSLAGALNADAAALAKHPGMGETSAAALKIVALAARRLARQQVREQPVLGSWQALIDYLTIDMAHLTVERVRVLYLNNQNMLIDDQHVGDGSIDEAAIHPREVIRRALDLGATALILVHNHPSGSPQPSRADIQITNRIAEAGRLLGIVVHDHVIIGREGHVSLKAKGLI from the coding sequence ATGGGCGAGACCAGTGAACTCTTTCCTGAACAGGACCCGAAGCGCCAGTCCGAGTCCCTCGGGCACGGCGCCGAAGGGCACCGCGCCCGCCTGCGCAAGCGCCTGCTCGACGGCGGCGCCGAGGCGCTCGGCGATCACGAGGTCATCGAATACCTGCTGATGACCGCGATCCCGCGGCGCGACGTCAAGCCGCTGGCGCGCGCGCTGATCCAGCGGTTCGGCTCGCTCGCCGGCGCGCTCAATGCCGATGCGGCCGCGCTCGCCAAGCACCCCGGCATGGGCGAGACCAGCGCCGCCGCGCTCAAGATCGTCGCGCTCGCCGCCCGCCGCCTGGCGCGGCAGCAGGTGCGCGAGCAGCCGGTGCTCGGCTCGTGGCAGGCGCTGATCGATTACCTGACGATCGACATGGCCCACCTGACGGTCGAGCGCGTGCGCGTACTCTATCTCAACAACCAGAACATGCTGATCGACGACCAGCACGTCGGCGACGGCTCGATCGACGAGGCGGCGATCCACCCGCGCGAAGTGATCCGCCGCGCGCTCGATCTCGGCGCGACCGCGCTGATCCTGGTCCACAACCACCCCTCGGGCTCGCCCCAGCCGAGCCGCGCCGACATCCAGATCACCAACCGCATCGCCGAGGCCGGGCGGCTGCTCGGCATCGTCGTCCACGACCACGTCATCATCGGCCGCGAGGGGCATGTGTCGCTCAAGGCAAAGGGGCTGATCTGA
- a CDS encoding YdbH domain-containing protein: MSQADEEPPIEVRRRRWPAVLVVVLGLIALALAVAWLSRERFAGTIIRGQLQSLGVPATYKIGSIGPSRQVLRDVVIGDPAHPDMTIERVETELTARFGTPTIGAVTIVHPRLYGSYRGGKLSFGTLDKLFFGGEGKEPFRLPDLALTLVDGRGLIQSDYGPVGLKLEGKGPLRDGFAGTLAAIAPKVEAQGCYAERATVYGAIKVSDEKPRFTGPLRLSGLECEGSGLSFDNIGLRLDATFDKTLDGVEGKAGLETDTLALGDNRVLGTDGTVSFTWRKQALTARYDLNGDELSSAQAGAVKVKLSGVVRSSASRIEIEGTLGGSNIAIGPGLDTTLAQAQRSTAGTLAAPLLGQIRSALLREGQGSDLSAQYILRKAGPATNLVVPQAALRGGSGATLLSVSRFQLTSDGKPAPRLSGNFATGGAGLPQIAGRLERQPGGRLVTRMTMPDYRAGDARVAVPRLTLVQLPTGALGFAGEARLSGALPGGHAENLVLPLEGNWSPGRGLAAWRDCTTLRFDRLALANLRFDRRSLALCPPRGGAIVAADSRGVRVAAGATGLDLAGHLGETPIRIRSGPVGLAWPGTVAARALDIELGPAATASHFRIANLGAQIGQDVAGTFAGSDIKLAAVPLDLLDAGGAWRYAGGKLTLSSATFRLEDRQADDRFQPLIARDATLELVDNRITANALLREPKSGREVVRTVIVHDLGTARGNADLTVAGIQFDDGLQPDTLTNLALGVIANAKGSVHGSGRIDWTPETITSTGSFTTDGMDFAAAFGPVKGAAGTIRFTDLLGMVSAPDQQLRIASINPGIEVNDGVLTYQLEPDSVLVVKGAAWPFVDGTLTLLPVRMRMGVAEVRRYTLMIEGLNAARFIERMEMANLSATGTFDGTLPMVFDENGGRIDGGQLRSRAPGGNVSYVGALTYKDLSAMANFAFDALKSIDYQNMGITMDGPLAGEIVTRVQFSGIRQGTSAKRNFLTERIAKLPIRFNVNLRAPFFQLASSFRSLYDPSYVRDPRSLGLLDDKGRPIAIPSPAPQTLQNGVNGIQPPESGKKP, encoded by the coding sequence ATGTCTCAAGCTGACGAGGAACCGCCGATAGAGGTGCGCCGCCGGCGCTGGCCGGCCGTGCTTGTCGTGGTTCTGGGGCTGATCGCGCTAGCGCTTGCTGTGGCCTGGTTGTCGCGCGAGCGCTTCGCCGGGACGATCATCAGGGGCCAGCTGCAGAGCCTGGGCGTGCCCGCCACCTACAAGATCGGATCGATCGGCCCGAGCCGGCAGGTGCTGCGCGACGTCGTGATCGGCGATCCGGCCCATCCCGACATGACCATCGAGCGCGTCGAGACCGAACTGACCGCGCGTTTCGGCACGCCCACCATCGGCGCCGTGACGATCGTCCACCCGCGGCTCTATGGCAGTTACCGCGGCGGCAAGCTGAGCTTCGGCACGCTCGACAAGCTGTTTTTCGGCGGCGAGGGCAAGGAACCGTTCCGCCTGCCCGACCTCGCGCTGACGCTGGTCGACGGGCGCGGGCTCATCCAAAGCGACTATGGCCCCGTTGGCCTGAAGCTCGAAGGCAAGGGGCCGCTGCGCGACGGATTCGCCGGCACGCTCGCGGCGATCGCGCCCAAGGTCGAAGCGCAGGGCTGCTACGCCGAACGCGCGACGGTCTACGGCGCAATCAAGGTCAGCGACGAGAAGCCGCGCTTCACCGGGCCGCTGCGCCTTTCGGGGCTGGAATGCGAGGGTTCCGGGCTCAGCTTCGACAATATCGGCCTCAGGCTCGATGCGACCTTCGACAAGACGCTCGATGGCGTGGAGGGCAAGGCCGGGCTCGAAACCGACACCCTGGCACTCGGCGACAACCGCGTGCTCGGCACCGATGGCACGGTCAGCTTCACCTGGCGCAAGCAGGCGCTGACAGCGCGCTATGATTTGAACGGTGACGAACTGTCGAGCGCGCAGGCCGGGGCGGTCAAGGTCAAGCTGTCGGGCGTCGTGCGCAGTTCGGCTAGCCGAATCGAGATCGAAGGCACGCTCGGCGGCAGCAACATCGCGATCGGGCCAGGTCTCGATACCACGCTGGCGCAGGCCCAGCGCTCGACTGCTGGCACGCTCGCCGCGCCGCTGCTCGGGCAGATCCGCTCGGCGCTGCTGCGTGAGGGGCAGGGGAGCGACCTGTCGGCGCAATATATCCTGCGCAAGGCCGGACCGGCGACCAATCTCGTCGTGCCGCAGGCGGCGCTGCGCGGCGGCAGCGGCGCGACCCTGCTGTCGGTTTCGCGCTTCCAGCTCACCTCGGACGGCAAGCCGGCGCCGCGTCTCTCCGGCAATTTCGCGACGGGCGGCGCGGGCCTGCCGCAGATCGCCGGGCGGCTCGAGCGCCAGCCGGGCGGACGGCTGGTTACGCGCATGACCATGCCCGACTACCGCGCCGGAGACGCCCGCGTCGCCGTGCCGCGGCTGACGCTGGTGCAGTTGCCGACCGGGGCGCTCGGCTTTGCCGGCGAGGCGCGGCTTTCGGGCGCCTTGCCCGGCGGGCATGCCGAGAACCTCGTCCTGCCGCTCGAAGGCAACTGGAGCCCGGGCCGCGGGCTCGCCGCCTGGCGCGATTGCACGACCTTGCGTTTCGACCGGCTTGCGCTGGCCAACCTGCGCTTCGACCGACGCAGCCTGGCGCTTTGCCCGCCGCGGGGCGGGGCGATCGTCGCGGCCGATTCGCGCGGGGTCCGGGTCGCGGCGGGGGCGACGGGGCTCGATCTCGCGGGGCATCTCGGCGAGACGCCGATCCGCATCCGGTCGGGACCGGTGGGTCTGGCCTGGCCCGGTACGGTGGCGGCGCGTGCGCTCGACATCGAGCTCGGACCGGCCGCGACCGCCTCGCATTTCCGCATCGCCAATCTCGGCGCGCAGATCGGCCAGGACGTCGCCGGGACCTTTGCTGGCAGCGACATCAAGCTCGCCGCGGTGCCGCTCGACCTGCTCGATGCCGGCGGCGCCTGGCGCTACGCCGGCGGCAAGCTCACCTTGAGCAGTGCGACCTTCCGGCTCGAAGATCGGCAGGCCGACGACCGCTTCCAACCGCTGATCGCACGCGACGCCACGCTCGAACTGGTCGACAATCGCATCACCGCCAACGCGCTCTTGCGCGAACCCAAGAGCGGCCGCGAGGTGGTGCGTACCGTCATCGTCCACGATCTCGGCACAGCGCGCGGCAACGCGGACCTCACTGTCGCCGGCATCCAGTTCGACGACGGGCTCCAGCCCGACACGCTGACCAACCTCGCGCTCGGCGTCATCGCCAATGCCAAGGGCAGCGTCCACGGCAGCGGCCGGATCGACTGGACGCCCGAGACGATAACCAGCACCGGCAGCTTCACCACCGACGGGATGGACTTCGCCGCCGCCTTCGGCCCTGTCAAAGGTGCAGCGGGAACGATCCGCTTTACCGACCTGCTCGGCATGGTCAGCGCGCCCGACCAGCAGCTCAGGATCGCCTCCATCAACCCGGGCATCGAGGTGAACGACGGCGTGCTGACCTATCAGCTGGAACCCGATTCGGTGCTGGTCGTGAAAGGCGCCGCCTGGCCCTTCGTCGACGGCACGCTGACCCTGCTGCCGGTCAGGATGCGCATGGGCGTGGCAGAGGTTAGGCGCTACACGCTGATGATCGAGGGCCTCAACGCGGCGCGCTTCATCGAGCGGATGGAAATGGCCAATCTCAGCGCTACGGGGACTTTCGACGGTACGCTGCCGATGGTCTTCGACGAGAACGGTGGGCGGATCGATGGCGGCCAGCTCCGCTCGCGCGCGCCGGGCGGCAATGTCTCCTATGTCGGCGCACTGACCTACAAGGACCTTTCGGCCATGGCGAACTTCGCCTTCGATGCGCTGAAATCGATCGACTACCAGAACATGGGGATCACGATGGACGGTCCGCTGGCGGGCGAGATCGTCACCCGCGTCCAGTTCTCCGGCATCCGTCAGGGCACGAGCGCCAAGCGCAATTTCCTGACCGAGCGGATCGCCAAGCTGCCGATCCGTTTCAACGTCAACCTGCGCGCGCCGTTCTTCCAGCTCGCCTCGTCGTTCCGCTCGCTCTACGATCCGTCCTATGTCCGCGATCCGCGCTCGCTGGGCCTGCTCGACGACAAGGGGCGGCCGATCGCCATTCCCTCGCCGGCTCCTCAAACCTTGCAGAATGGCGTAAATGGCATTCAGCCTCCCGAAAGCGGGAAAAAGCCATGA
- a CDS encoding NRDE family protein, which translates to MCVAAFAWQAHPKWLLVAIGNRDEFHERPAAALAEWDNGILAGRDLKSGGTWLGVSHAGRFALVTNLRGHGVADPDRASRGSLVTDLLTGQGRYSDPITAPLQEFNPFNLLLADGAQAHFLTNRPDDLRTGLAHGIYGLSNGTLDEPWPKTLQLKSALLSWLNRSSDDFEPLFSALRNEHLADVGVPPREPSDVPREAPETPVFIRDRIYGTRCSIVVAIDRDGRGTIIERRFSAESGSTGETTLAFQWPD; encoded by the coding sequence ATGTGTGTGGCCGCCTTTGCCTGGCAGGCGCACCCCAAGTGGCTGCTCGTCGCGATCGGCAATCGTGACGAATTCCACGAGCGTCCCGCGGCGGCGCTCGCCGAATGGGACAACGGCATCCTCGCCGGTCGCGACCTCAAGTCGGGCGGGACCTGGCTCGGCGTTTCCCATGCGGGCCGTTTCGCGCTGGTCACCAACCTGCGCGGCCATGGCGTCGCCGATCCCGACCGCGCATCGCGAGGGAGCCTGGTGACCGACCTGCTCACCGGCCAGGGTCGCTATTCGGACCCGATCACCGCCCCACTGCAGGAGTTCAACCCGTTCAATCTGCTGCTCGCCGACGGCGCACAGGCGCATTTCCTGACGAACCGCCCCGACGACCTGCGTACCGGCCTCGCCCACGGTATCTACGGCCTGTCCAACGGCACGCTCGACGAGCCCTGGCCCAAGACGCTGCAGCTCAAGAGCGCGCTGCTGAGCTGGCTCAATCGCAGCAGCGATGATTTCGAACCGCTGTTTTCCGCGCTGCGCAACGAGCACCTTGCTGATGTAGGCGTACCCCCGCGTGAGCCGTCCGACGTGCCGCGCGAGGCGCCCGAAACACCGGTCTTCATTCGCGACCGCATCTATGGCACCCGCTGCAGCATCGTCGTCGCGATCGATCGCGACGGACGCGGCACGATTATCGAACGGCGCTTCTCGGCGGAGAGCGGGAGCACCGGAGAAACGACACTGGCCTTTCAATGGCCGGACTAG
- a CDS encoding YdbL family protein — MLRSFSLKPLALGAALAVLVAGAELAQAEPRDPAYSAAREAGQVGEKMDGYLGVVGGGSPALRAMVDDLNIKRRAVYSQKAQAQHATVEEYAFTSGCLLIGQTSPGEKYQAPDGSWQTRGSGAPQRDSRCP; from the coding sequence ATGCTGCGCTCGTTCTCTCTCAAGCCTCTCGCCCTCGGCGCCGCGCTGGCGGTGCTTGTCGCCGGTGCCGAGCTCGCCCAGGCCGAGCCGCGCGATCCTGCCTATTCCGCAGCGCGCGAAGCGGGCCAGGTGGGCGAGAAGATGGACGGCTATCTCGGCGTGGTCGGCGGCGGTTCGCCCGCGCTGCGGGCTATGGTCGACGATCTCAACATCAAGCGCCGCGCGGTCTATTCGCAGAAGGCCCAGGCGCAGCACGCGACGGTGGAGGAATATGCCTTCACCTCGGGCTGCCTGCTGATCGGCCAGACTTCGCCCGGCGAGAAGTACCAGGCGCCCGACGGCTCGTGGCAGACCCGTGGCAGCGGAGCGCCGCAGCGCGACAGCCGCTGTCCTTAA
- a CDS encoding PilZ domain-containing protein → MAWFALQAEFSDGPDGAGRRRADRRTATRRKLAFDSLAVPAGPAAKVVVLDLSEAGLMLHAQDDLAVGEVFEVALPGAEAIEARVVWKRTTLYGCRFLSPVSRGMISAIVLKARSGAPIATGC, encoded by the coding sequence ATGGCCTGGTTCGCGTTGCAGGCGGAATTCTCGGATGGCCCCGACGGCGCGGGCCGGCGCCGCGCCGATCGCCGGACAGCGACACGCCGCAAGCTCGCTTTCGATTCCCTGGCCGTCCCTGCCGGGCCGGCGGCGAAAGTCGTCGTGCTGGACCTGTCCGAGGCCGGCTTGATGCTGCACGCGCAGGACGATCTCGCCGTTGGCGAGGTGTTCGAGGTGGCGTTGCCCGGGGCGGAGGCGATCGAGGCGCGCGTCGTGTGGAAGCGGACCACGCTCTACGGCTGCAGATTCCTCTCGCCGGTATCGCGGGGCATGATCAGCGCCATCGTGCTTAAAGCTCGGTCGGGCGCTCCCATAGCGACCGGATGTTAG
- a CDS encoding sensor domain-containing diguanylate cyclase: MKVKITQRESSALYRLLADTTSDIILKTDRKGFIVHASPAIERLGISLPSMLIGPHIQDIVHPASAAEIEGRHQDAIEGRQGADWMEFPALTSDRTERWFEIQMRRLVDDRQRVYGALSIMRSIEERRSFEEQLFAAAMTDPLTRLTNRSAFMTMLRHVVEERGGEGCVALIALDHLKAINMKHGQTAGDEALVAFSEVVRSHLRAQDIISRIGGDSLGVLLPAASAEQAEAVCARIVGVLSEKRQIAGGGTLSLTASAGVARIERSVDDTLRRAEMALFFAKSGGRNRLEIDGKLQRGWSWKPGNA; this comes from the coding sequence ATGAAAGTGAAGATAACCCAGCGGGAGAGCTCCGCGCTCTACCGGCTGCTGGCAGACACGACTTCGGACATCATTCTCAAGACGGATCGCAAGGGCTTCATCGTTCACGCCTCGCCGGCGATCGAACGGTTGGGCATTTCGCTGCCGTCGATGCTGATCGGGCCGCATATCCAGGATATCGTCCATCCCGCAAGCGCGGCGGAGATCGAGGGCCGGCACCAGGACGCGATCGAGGGGCGCCAGGGCGCCGACTGGATGGAATTCCCGGCCCTGACCAGCGACCGTACCGAGCGCTGGTTCGAGATCCAGATGCGCCGCCTCGTCGACGACCGGCAGCGGGTCTATGGTGCGCTCAGCATCATGCGCTCGATCGAGGAGCGGCGCTCGTTCGAGGAGCAGCTCTTCGCCGCGGCGATGACCGATCCGCTGACCCGGCTTACCAACCGCAGCGCCTTCATGACGATGCTGCGCCATGTCGTCGAGGAGAGGGGCGGCGAGGGCTGCGTGGCGCTGATCGCGCTCGATCACCTGAAGGCGATCAACATGAAGCACGGCCAGACGGCCGGCGACGAAGCGCTTGTGGCCTTCTCCGAGGTGGTGCGCAGCCATCTTCGCGCGCAGGACATCATCTCGCGGATCGGCGGCGATAGCCTCGGCGTGCTGCTGCCGGCGGCGAGCGCCGAGCAGGCCGAAGCGGTCTGCGCGCGGATCGTCGGTGTGCTCTCGGAAAAGCGCCAGATCGCCGGCGGCGGCACGCTCTCACTGACCGCAAGCGCCGGCGTCGCGCGGATCGAGCGCTCGGTCGACGATACCTTGAGGCGGGCCGAGATGGCGCTGTTCTTCGCCAAGTCCGGCGGCCGCAACCGGCTGGAAATCGACGGCAAGCTGCAGCGCGGCTGGTCGTGGAAACCGGGGAACGCCTGA
- a CDS encoding glutaminase: MDGLDVIVGEIAAEMAAAAERGKVADYIPDLASVSPRHFGIAVIMADGTCHVAGDADLAFSIQSITKVFTLTMALGAVGDALWKRVGREPSGSAFNSIVQLETEHGIPRNPFINAGAIVVADVLLARHQPGEVIAEFLRFMRTLAGDESIVIDHEVAQGEQRTGFRNMALANYMRAFGNVHHPTENTLGIYFHQCALAMSCRQLAQAGRFLMNGGRNPETGRSVVSAQRARRILALMLSCGHYDGSGEFAYRVGLPGKSGVGGGILAIAPGVASIAVWSPGLNERGNSQLGTLALERLVQRTGWSVFEPVVQCGV; this comes from the coding sequence ATGGATGGGCTGGACGTCATCGTCGGGGAAATCGCCGCGGAAATGGCCGCGGCGGCGGAGCGTGGCAAAGTCGCCGACTATATTCCCGATCTGGCTTCGGTCTCGCCGCGCCATTTCGGCATCGCCGTGATCATGGCGGACGGCACGTGCCACGTCGCGGGCGATGCCGACCTGGCCTTTTCGATCCAGAGCATCACCAAGGTCTTCACACTGACCATGGCGCTGGGCGCGGTCGGCGATGCCCTGTGGAAGCGCGTCGGGCGCGAGCCTTCGGGCTCTGCGTTCAATTCGATCGTCCAGCTCGAGACCGAGCACGGCATCCCGCGCAACCCCTTCATCAATGCCGGGGCGATCGTCGTCGCCGACGTGCTGCTGGCACGCCACCAGCCCGGCGAGGTGATCGCCGAATTCCTCCGCTTCATGCGCACCTTGGCGGGCGACGAGTCCATCGTCATCGATCACGAAGTGGCGCAGGGCGAGCAGCGGACGGGCTTCCGCAACATGGCGCTGGCCAATTACATGCGTGCCTTCGGCAACGTGCATCACCCGACCGAAAACACGCTGGGGATCTATTTCCACCAGTGCGCGCTTGCGATGAGCTGCCGCCAGCTGGCCCAGGCCGGGCGTTTCCTTATGAACGGCGGGCGCAATCCCGAGACCGGGCGCTCGGTGGTATCCGCGCAGCGCGCGCGGCGCATCCTGGCGCTGATGCTGTCCTGCGGCCACTACGACGGCTCGGGCGAGTTCGCCTACCGTGTCGGCCTGCCGGGCAAGTCGGGGGTCGGCGGCGGGATACTGGCGATCGCGCCGGGCGTGGCCTCGATCGCGGTTTGGTCGCCGGGGCTCAACGAACGGGGCAATTCGCAGCTCGGCACCCTGGCGCTCGAACGGCTGGTCCAGCGGACCGGCTGGTCGGTGTTCGAGCCGGTCGTGCAGTGCGGGGTTTGA